In Deltaproteobacteria bacterium, a genomic segment contains:
- the dsrA gene encoding dissimilatory-type sulfite reductase subunit alpha yields the protein MKHKTPLLDQLESGPWPSFVSDIKREAESRAKNEKGVDFQIPADVCDDILGVLELTYVHKRTHWKHGGIVGVFGYGGGVIGRYCDQPEMFPGVAHFHTIRVNQPGGKYYSTEYLEKICDLWERRGSGITNMHGSTGDIILLGTHTPQLEEVFWELTHDIGQDLGGSGSNLRTTSDCLGKSRCEYACYDTQALCFDLTNEYQDYLHRPAFPYKFKFKFDGCPNCCVASIARSDMSFIGTWKDNIRIDQKAVAAYVAGELKPNAGAHSGRDWGAFDIQKEVIDLCPTNCMAWDGKQLEIFNPECTRCMHCINVMPRALRIGEDTGLSILVGAKAPILDGAQMGSLLVPFIKAEPPYTEIKELIEKLWDYWMEEGKNRERLGELIKRKGFQKLLEAMELKPLPQMVKEPRTNPYIFWKAEEVEGGFDRDIKEYRKYHQR from the coding sequence ATGAAGCACAAAACACCCCTGCTGGATCAATTAGAAAGCGGGCCGTGGCCGAGTTTTGTAAGCGATATAAAACGAGAAGCAGAATCTCGGGCCAAGAATGAAAAAGGGGTTGACTTCCAGATCCCCGCAGATGTTTGTGATGATATCCTGGGCGTTCTGGAACTGACCTACGTGCACAAACGCACCCACTGGAAACACGGCGGAATCGTCGGCGTTTTCGGTTATGGGGGGGGCGTTATCGGCAGGTACTGCGATCAACCGGAAATGTTTCCTGGAGTAGCCCATTTCCATACCATCCGGGTCAATCAACCGGGCGGTAAATATTACTCCACCGAGTATTTGGAGAAGATTTGTGACTTATGGGAAAGAAGGGGCAGTGGGATCACCAATATGCATGGTTCCACCGGCGATATCATCCTTTTAGGGACCCATACGCCTCAATTGGAAGAGGTCTTTTGGGAACTGACCCATGATATCGGCCAAGATCTCGGCGGTTCAGGATCAAACCTGCGGACGACTTCCGATTGTCTGGGGAAATCCCGCTGTGAATATGCCTGTTATGACACCCAGGCCCTCTGTTTTGACCTGACCAACGAATATCAGGATTATCTGCACCGTCCGGCCTTCCCCTATAAATTTAAATTTAAATTTGACGGCTGTCCGAATTGCTGTGTGGCCTCCATTGCCCGATCCGACATGTCCTTTATCGGGACCTGGAAGGACAATATCCGGATCGATCAGAAGGCCGTTGCCGCCTATGTGGCCGGGGAATTAAAACCCAATGCCGGTGCCCATTCCGGACGCGATTGGGGGGCCTTTGATATCCAGAAAGAAGTCATTGACCTTTGTCCCACCAACTGTATGGCCTGGGATGGGAAACAATTGGAAATCTTCAACCCCGAATGTACCCGCTGTATGCATTGCATCAATGTCATGCCTCGGGCCTTACGGATCGGCGAAGATACGGGATTGTCCATTCTGGTCGGGGCCAAGGCCCCCATCCTGGACGGCGCCCAGATGGGTTCCCTGCTGGTTCCTTTTATTAAAGCCGAACCGCCCTATACTGAAATCAAAGAGCTTATCGAGAAACTCTGGGATTATTGGATGGAAGAGGGCAAGAACCGGGAACGTCTCGGAGAATTAATCAAGAGGAAAGGGTTCCAGAAGCTTTTGGAAGCCATGGAATTGAAGCCGCTTCCTCAAATGGTTAAGGAACCCAGGACCAATCCTTATATCTTCTGGAAAGCGGAAGAAGTTGAGGGCGGGTTCGACCGAGACATTAAAGAATATCGCAAGTATCATCAGAGATAG